The Desulfobacterales bacterium sequence CGTCTGAGACAAATCGCCTCCAAAACGCGGACCACTAAAGCCAATTTTGCCACGGCACTTCAAATGATTTCCTGGGGCCTCGAGGTCAACGATTACGGAAATGCCATTTTGGACAATGACGGCAATTTCATAAAAATAAAGGGTCAGGGCACAACCGAAGCCATGTGGCAACAGATGGTATCTTATGCAACTGAAAAAGGGCTCAAAAAGGGAAATTATAAAAATCTGAACCTTCCCTTTGAAAACAAACTGCTCAGCCAGCCCAAAGACATCAGAGACCGGATGAGCAAACGGGTTGAGGATTTTATTTATAATGTACTGGTCAACGTCTTCAATGCGAAAGATTCGGCTCCGCTCGTCATCGAAGCCATTCTTAACGCCGGATCATATGATGCCGGCCCAAAGGCTGTCCGCCTTGAAGATCCCTCAGACTGGACGCCTGAAAAAATTGCGGAGCGGGGCGCCGCCTTCACATCGTTAAAAAGCCATGAAGGAAATTTCGATGACTGAGATGACTGATGCCGTCCGTATGGCGTCAGTTGCGGTAACATCATCTATGAAAGCCCTGTTCCGGCCACATGCATCGTCTTGATAGACTCGAGGGAAAGCATGTTACTTATCGAACGGAACAGGGCGCCCAAAAAAGGATTCCGATGTCTCCCCGGCGGATTCATGAAACCCGGGGAAATACGGAAACGGGAAGACTTGAGGGAGCTTAAAACGAAAGCGGGAATTCCCGGGCAAATCGCTTATCGGCGATAAAAACTCGATGACCGAAACGGGTACCATACGGGCACTCATGATCGGATAGCTCTGGGAACAAAATATCCCGGAGTTCTCAAGCCCGGGAGTGACGTGCCGGATATCGGGTTGTGTCTTCTGGTGCCATCTCCCGGATATTGCCGTTGACAGTCATCCGGAATTTACTCGAATCTGTCATACCGCTATTCATATTGACTTTTACGACTATCCAACCTAAAAAACGACATAACTGTTATAAACTATACGATTTTGATCTGATATAATTCATCTGTTCTCACCCGTCATTCCCGCATAGGCGGTAATCAATAACATACTGGAATAAATTGATTTATTCTTTAGCGCAATGACAAAGAAGGGCTGAATATGACTTTTTACGAAATCATCATAATTATCTGAATAAATATTTTTTCTAAAGCTTCAGGCATGTTTTGCCGATAATAAATTCAAGGTGACAATTGTATGGAGATAACCGCCTATCAAATTCACAATGTGTTGAAAGTATACAGCCGGCAGCTGTGCCGCGGCAAAAGCATTGAATGTCAGAAAGGCCTCGGTTTGATATCATCTATCGATCAGATCAATATATCATCGGAAGGCAGGCGCCAGGCGGTTATCGAAAAGGTCGCCACGAATATCATTGATCGGATTACCAGTTACGGTCCCCAAAGCGATGTGGAACATGAAATTGTAAACCAGTTAGAAAATGAGTTCGGGAAAGAAGAAAGTACAGAATTCGTATACAACCAGATCGATGTAAACAACAATAAAATCACCAGCAAGCTTTCAGTGGAAGGTCCGGACTTTATACTCAGTCGTCTGGAAGAATTGACCAAAGAAGCCGTTGACAAACGCATGGAGAAAGCAAGATGAATCATATCAACCCGTCTGAAACTTATTTGCAGCAGGCTGGTTTTAAAAAAGCCCCTGAAACCGGAAACACCGCGTTGACCAATAAACAAAAAACCGACGCAAAAAAAAGCATTTCCAAAGGAGATGTCATTGTCAACCTGTCGGATACCTCCAGAGAAATGCAAATTGCTAAACAGGCTTCAACCTCATCGCCGGACATCAGAGAACAAAAAATCAAGGATATCCAGACCCTGATCAATGAAAATCGATATGAAATAAAACCGGATGAAATCGCTGAAAAAATACTCGGGCTCCATATAGACGAAACGATTTAGACATAGGGGTGCCCCTTGCTTCCGGGGGCAGTCCTCATCCGGCCGTCTGCCGTATACAAATTTTTACCGCATATCTCCCTCTTACCCGTTCCTTCCCCCACATCTGACAGGAAAATTTTTCCGACCTGTCTGTACGGATTATAAAAAGCAGTTGGTTACGATTGCGGATATAACCCATTGTTTTAAAACAACTTTTAGCAAAAATAACGATAAAAGGATACCGATTGGCATCCTTATTGC is a genomic window containing:
- the flgM gene encoding flagellar biosynthesis anti-sigma factor FlgM; translated protein: MNHINPSETYLQQAGFKKAPETGNTALTNKQKTDAKKSISKGDVIVNLSDTSREMQIAKQASTSSPDIREQKIKDIQTLINENRYEIKPDEIAEKILGLHIDETI